A stretch of DNA from Triticum dicoccoides isolate Atlit2015 ecotype Zavitan chromosome 2A, WEW_v2.0, whole genome shotgun sequence:
CACTGTATGCATGCATGTTTGTGACCTTACATGAAAAATATAAGttaataaatactccctccattccacaatgtagtgcttcctctatcctcgtgcttcaactttgatcgtaaatttaactatcaaaaccgattgcggcgggagtaaaattatatcagtgaattcgtattcaaaagaagtttttaattatataattttttctcccgccgcagttggtctcgttggttaaatttatgattaAAGTTGGACCTCAGGAAgtacgggcgcactatattttggaatggagggagtactaagaaCCTGATTATATAGTAAATAAAATGCCTTCAATCCTTCTCAACGTATCATGTGACACATGTGATAAGCAATTCAAAGTATAAAAAAAGATCCTCTCAACATACAACTTGTCGCAATAATCCTTACACGTGCATGGCACGTGCCTTTAACTAGTATGTATAGTTTGCTTCTACACCACCCACCCTGCTTTTTCTTTTGAAGCCCAGAactgtagaacaattgttctacggcaTTTTCATGCAGTAATTAAATAAAGTACATATGTGCAAATGAAGCAAAATACAAGAAAGGTTTATCCAATACCAGCCCTAGGTAACATAGAAATTGGAGTAAGAGATGATAATAAAGTTGGTACCGTGGACAAAGAATGAATGAATGATGCTGCGGATGTCGTTATACATGTAACGTAGTGTCGTCGCCATAGTTTAGAAGCCTGATGTAGGATGTACTGCTTTCTGTTTCTTTGTAGAAGAGTTGCAGTCTTGTATGCAGAAACTCAGAAACTTTAATAAGCAGGCATAGTTGGCTGGGGCAGAGTTCCCCTTCAGCTGATTTTGGATCTGGTTGTCTTGTCAATTTCAGATGAAATGAAATTGGGGGGCTGATGCTCCTTTTatcgaaattattaaaaaaaacaagAAATCAGTGCCTGTTCTTGGGCGTTCCATGTGATCTTTAAAACAATTGCTTTCTTGGGCGTGCTTTCTTTTGCGGCAACGTTGGCTACCTGTAGAAGGTGCTTGTTGTTTCACCTTTAGTGCCACATTGCTAGTCTATTCAGAGTTACTTCCTGACCCAATAAATAATACTTCCAGGGTTTATTCTTTGAAATGTAACGAGAAAAGTGTAAGTGGAGCCGTTTTTTTTAGCCGTTGTGTTACATTGTTGCTACACAAGAGTTATAATCAGCTAGCTAGGGCTTGAACATGGGTGGCCTCCTCACTTTGGTAGCCTGCTCGAAAGAATAGGCCATCTCGATCAGCCTCGGCTCATACCCCTGCAGCCCGCCGAAGCATATCCCGAAGGGGAACCCCTTCTCGTCGTACCCCGCCGGCACAACGATACCAGGGTGGCCGCTAATGGCGAGAAGGCTAGAAATATCGCTGTTAGGCGCAACGATCGCGTCTAATTGGTGCTCCATCATTAGCTTCTCCAGCCCATTCGTGTTCAGCTCCTTCAGGCGACGGATTGCGGCCCTCTCTACAGGCCCAATGCCGTTTGTGCTTTGGGCAGCTATAAGATCAGGCTGCCCGAAATCTTTCAGCCTCTCCTGCACCACCATGTAAATAATTTTTGTGAGAGCCTACATAAAGAATAAGCTCCATTAACTGCCGTGTTGATTCTACCTATGCATGTTTCAGGTGTTTTATTGCCTCATGATCTATGCAGTAGGAATCTATAAGAAAAATTGAGAGTTTTTTTTTGACAGACCTAGATCTAGAGTATATTGTTTGAACAACAAGAAGTGAACCACCTGCCATTGGACACAAGCAGGGCAAATCATCTGACCCATGCATGGTAAAGTCGTGGCAAATAATTAATCTAATCCCAAGAAATATGGATTGAGTTGGTTTCTTGGTGCACTTACCTCCACAGGATGGTTGTTGTTGAATGCTATGATGTCTGCTAGCGAATGGACCGGGGAGTAGACCAAGTCTGCCAAATACGCGTTTATGCTCAGTTTGAACTCTGCCTGCATGGCAATCCCCTCCTTGGAATAAATCTCAACCAATAGAGCGGTCAAATTGGCAGCGACGTCCAGCTTCTCGATCACCACTGCTCCAAGTTTCCtttggaaaaagaaaagaaaaatcaagAATCAATTCATATATTCATCCATGGACAGCTAGTGAAATGTAAACCGTGACTACGAAGGAACCTCATTGTGGCGAGGTGCTGCTTGTACGTATTCAACTGCGTCTGGTCGTATCCTTGGAAGAAGCCATTGGGGACGCCGATCCTCTTGCCTTTTAGCCCGTTTTTCTTTAGGAACTGCGTGTACCCGCCGTGCGGGATGTACTTGGATGCCGCTCCGGTGGCCGCGGCGTCTTGCGTGTCGTAGCCGACGATGGCATCCAGCACGTGCACCACGTCCGACACCGTCCGGCACATCGGTCTGCATTTTATTTCCATCGAGCGGCACCAAGATTTTCAGGTTGAATGAATATGaaacaagagcaagaagaagaaggaagcaTCGAGCGGCACCAAGATCTTCAGGTTGAATGAATATGAAACaa
This window harbors:
- the LOC119358791 gene encoding probable amidase At4g34880, whose product is MASLQLQAVAAVLALVAAGAGAAHGFEFHEATVEAIQLGFSNGTLTSTALVRFYLDQIGRLNPLLRAVIEVNPDALRQAQHADAERRRGSGTATGSLRGVPVLLKDNIATRDALNTTAGSLALLGSVVKRDAGVAARLRRAGALVLGKASLSEWANFRPVEAGWSARGGQARNPYVLSSTPCGSSAGSGVAVAANMAANMAAVTLGTETDGSILCPSSFNSVVGIKPTLGLTSRAGVVPITPLQDTVGPMCRTVSDVVHVLDAIVGYDTQDAAATGAASKYIPHGGYTQFLKKNGLKGKRIGVPNGFFQGYDQTQLNTYKQHLATMRKLGAVVIEKLDVAANLTALLVEIYSKEGIAMQAEFKLSINAYLADLVYSPVHSLADIIAFNNNHPVEERLKDFGQPDLIAAQSTNGIGPVERAAIRRLKELNTNGLEKLMMEHQLDAIVAPNSDISSLLAISGHPGIVVPAGYDEKGFPFGICFGGLQGYEPRLIEMAYSFEQATKVRRPPMFKP